In Neisseria brasiliensis, the following proteins share a genomic window:
- a CDS encoding HPr family phosphocarrier protein gives MLKQEIEIINKLGLHARASSKFTQTASRFQSEVWVSKNGSRVNGKSIMGLMMLAAAKGSVIEIEVDGSDEAAAMQALVELINDYFGEGE, from the coding sequence ATGCTCAAGCAAGAAATCGAAATCATCAACAAATTGGGCTTACACGCGCGCGCGTCGAGCAAATTCACCCAAACCGCATCACGCTTTCAAAGCGAAGTTTGGGTCAGCAAAAACGGCAGCCGCGTCAACGGCAAAAGCATCATGGGCTTAATGATGCTGGCCGCCGCTAAAGGCAGCGTGATTGAAATCGAAGTCGACGGTAGCGACGAAGCCGCCGCCATGCAAGCCTTGGTTGAGTTGATTAACGATTACTTCGGCGAAGGCGAATGA
- the ptsP gene encoding phosphoenolpyruvate--protein phosphotransferase, translated as MSIVLYGVAAGKGIAIGHAHLVSRGSTEVPQYDIEPENIEAEVARFDAAVKATRKELEQLRNAIPENAPTELGAFISLHLMLLTDVTLSREPVDLLRAQNINAEWALKQQSDKLAAQFDEIEDAYLRERKQDMLQVVQRIHNHLVGQSNELNLANNPFEDTILIAHDLSPADTVLFKEQHITAFVTDAGGPTSHTAILGRSLDIPSVIGLHNARKLITENEIVIVDGINGILLINPDDVVLAEYRRLEREYRSHKRELNKLKKTAATTADGINIELLANIESAEDIRALHNIGADGVGLFRSEFLYLNRENMPSEDEQYEVYSGIVKKLKGKSLTIRTVDLGVDKNPRWFGQNATPNGSLNPALGLTGIRLCLAEPVMFRTQMRAILRAAQHGPVRIMWPMVTSLSEVRQCLIHLETAQKQLTERGEAFGEVGIGCMIEIPSAAMTVGSILKMVDFISIGTNDLIQYVLSVDRGDDAVSHLYQPSHPAVLKMIQHVIRTANRMEKSVSVCGEMAGDTTFTRVLLGMGLRRFSMNTNNLLDVKNIILKSDTNQLEYPIAKLLRNDDPEKSEKLLKKLNQIPNEE; from the coding sequence ATGAGTATCGTGCTATACGGCGTGGCGGCGGGCAAGGGCATCGCCATCGGCCATGCACACTTGGTGTCGCGTGGCAGCACCGAAGTGCCGCAATATGATATCGAACCGGAAAACATCGAGGCCGAAGTGGCGCGTTTTGATGCGGCGGTGAAAGCCACGCGCAAAGAATTGGAACAGCTGCGCAACGCCATTCCTGAAAACGCGCCGACCGAGTTGGGCGCGTTCATCTCGCTGCACTTGATGCTGCTCACCGACGTGACGCTTTCACGCGAGCCGGTCGATTTGTTGCGCGCACAAAACATCAATGCCGAATGGGCGTTGAAACAGCAAAGCGACAAACTCGCCGCCCAGTTTGACGAAATCGAAGATGCCTACCTGCGCGAGCGCAAGCAGGATATGCTGCAAGTGGTGCAGCGCATTCACAATCATTTGGTCGGCCAGAGCAACGAATTGAATTTGGCCAATAATCCGTTTGAAGACACCATTCTGATTGCGCACGATTTGTCGCCGGCCGATACCGTGTTGTTTAAAGAGCAACACATCACCGCGTTTGTCACCGATGCCGGCGGTCCGACCAGCCATACCGCCATTTTAGGCCGAAGCTTGGATATTCCATCGGTGATTGGTCTGCACAATGCCCGCAAGCTGATTACCGAAAACGAAATCGTCATTGTCGACGGCATCAACGGTATTTTGCTGATTAACCCCGATGATGTGGTGCTGGCCGAATACCGCCGCTTGGAACGCGAATACCGCAGCCACAAGCGCGAGCTGAACAAACTCAAGAAAACCGCCGCCACCACCGCCGATGGCATCAACATCGAATTGCTCGCCAATATTGAATCCGCCGAAGACATCAGAGCCTTACACAACATCGGTGCCGACGGCGTGGGCTTGTTCCGCAGCGAATTTCTCTATCTCAACCGCGAAAATATGCCGTCTGAAGACGAGCAATACGAAGTGTACAGCGGGATTGTGAAAAAGCTCAAAGGTAAAAGTTTAACCATCCGCACCGTCGATTTGGGTGTGGACAAAAATCCGCGCTGGTTCGGACAAAACGCCACGCCCAACGGCAGCCTGAATCCCGCATTGGGCTTAACCGGCATCCGCTTGTGTTTGGCTGAGCCGGTGATGTTCCGTACACAAATGCGCGCCATCTTACGCGCCGCCCAACACGGCCCCGTGCGCATAATGTGGCCGATGGTGACCTCGCTATCCGAAGTGCGCCAATGTCTGATTCACTTGGAAACTGCGCAGAAACAATTGACCGAGCGCGGTGAAGCGTTCGGCGAAGTGGGTATCGGTTGTATGATTGAAATCCCGTCGGCTGCGATGACTGTCGGCAGCATTTTGAAAATGGTCGATTTCATTTCCATCGGCACCAACGACTTGATTCAATATGTGTTGTCGGTCGATCGGGGTGATGATGCCGTCAGCCACCTTTACCAGCCGAGCCATCCGGCGGTGTTGAAAATGATTCAGCACGTCATCCGCACCGCCAACCGCATGGAAAAAAGCGTATCCGTGTGCGGCGAAATGGCCGGCGACACCACTTTCACCCGCGTACTGCTCGGCATGGGCTTGCGCCGTTTTTCCATGAATACCAATAATTTGTTGGATGTGAAAAACATCATTTTGAAGAGCGACACCAATCAGCTTGAGTATCCGATTGCCAAGTTGCTGCGCAATGATGATCCGGAAAAGTCGGAAAAGTTGTTGAAAAAATTGAATCAGATTCCGAACGAGGAATAA
- a CDS encoding class I SAM-dependent methyltransferase yields the protein MTCIYLAESAQTSANELAHTFDLTIACQLPDSSEYLYADSDGISLCRAGEKGRVQVDFVGGAAQYRRTKGGGELIAKAVNHTSKPTIWDGTGGLGRDSFVLASLGLTVQTFEQHPAVACLLHDGLNRALQHPDTAEIARRITLHFGDTATLMPQLAQQIGRPDVVYLDPMYPERQKSAAVKKEMAYFHGLVGTAQDEAALLNTARAIAKKRVVVKRPRLGEFLNGEKPAYQYSGKSTRFDAYVPNSPTQE from the coding sequence ATGACCTGCATTTACCTTGCCGAATCCGCCCAAACTTCCGCCAACGAGCTGGCACACACATTCGACCTGACCATTGCCTGCCAACTGCCCGACAGCAGCGAATACCTCTACGCCGATTCAGACGGCATCAGTCTTTGCCGCGCCGGAGAAAAAGGCCGCGTGCAAGTCGATTTTGTTGGTGGTGCCGCCCAATACCGCCGCACCAAAGGCGGTGGCGAACTCATCGCCAAAGCCGTCAACCACACCAGCAAACCCACCATCTGGGACGGCACTGGCGGCTTGGGGCGCGACAGCTTTGTGTTGGCTTCATTGGGCTTAACCGTACAGACCTTTGAACAACACCCCGCCGTTGCCTGCCTACTACACGACGGCCTCAACCGCGCCTTACAACACCCCGACACCGCAGAAATTGCCCGACGCATCACGCTGCATTTCGGCGATACAGCCACACTGATGCCACAATTAGCGCAACAAATCGGCCGCCCCGATGTGGTATATCTCGACCCGATGTATCCCGAGCGGCAAAAATCCGCAGCCGTTAAAAAAGAAATGGCCTACTTCCATGGCTTGGTCGGCACGGCGCAAGACGAAGCCGCCCTGCTCAACACCGCTCGCGCCATTGCTAAAAAACGCGTGGTGGTTAAACGCCCACGCTTAGGCGAGTTTCTCAACGGCGAAAAACCGGCTTATCAATATTCAGGCAAAAGCACGCGTTTTGATGCGTATGTGCCGAATTCTCCGACTCAAGAATAG
- a CDS encoding sigma-54-dependent transcriptional regulator: protein MSKLQDPVLVVDDEADIRDLMEMTLMKMGLRVETAEGVEQAKDKLDNNDYSLVLTDMRMPDGSGLEVVQYIDELMLDTPVAVITAYGNADQAVEALKAGAFDYLQKPITLSQLRSLVKSAVTVADNAEVPPAPQPVKPTPAPVTAALNKPSAAMVARQTQPAAAKPASRDLNKPISVPDSLRSMKERFSSGETTPSQEAPQLGGEADMPRLLGTSPQMVEVRHLIRRLARSEVPVYIAGESGTGKEQAARTIHELSDRADKPFIAVNCGAIPENLMESEFFGYKKGSFTGAEQDRLGFFQHADGGTLFLDEVADLPLAMQVKLLRAIQEKAVRRIGDARESFVDVRIVCATHKNLEALVESGAFRQDLYYRLNVVSLHMPPLREMREDLGALILYLLYKHRHGNQTYKLSAKAQEALLHYSYPGNFRELENILERAVALTVGTVIQLDDLQIHNTPADDEPRGHHSLSLQDISDSVSEAPLNHEPLPPFDPRTMQIQDYLDQIERDIIQKALEQTRYNRTQAAKLLGISFRSMRYRMERLDIN, encoded by the coding sequence ATGAGTAAGCTGCAAGACCCCGTTTTAGTTGTCGATGACGAAGCCGACATCCGCGACCTGATGGAAATGACCCTGATGAAAATGGGGCTGCGTGTGGAGACCGCAGAAGGTGTCGAACAAGCCAAAGACAAACTCGACAACAACGATTATTCGCTGGTATTGACCGACATGCGTATGCCCGACGGTTCGGGTTTGGAAGTAGTGCAATACATCGACGAATTGATGCTTGACACGCCTGTGGCCGTGATTACCGCCTACGGAAATGCCGATCAGGCCGTTGAAGCCCTGAAAGCGGGTGCGTTCGATTATCTGCAAAAACCGATTACCCTGTCGCAACTGCGCTCGCTGGTGAAATCGGCGGTAACAGTGGCCGACAATGCCGAAGTACCGCCTGCACCGCAACCGGTTAAGCCTACCCCTGCACCAGTAACGGCCGCTTTAAACAAACCGTCGGCTGCCATGGTGGCACGCCAAACGCAACCTGCTGCCGCCAAACCGGCATCGCGCGATTTAAACAAACCGATTTCCGTGCCCGACAGTCTGCGTTCCATGAAAGAGCGCTTTTCCAGCGGCGAAACCACGCCATCGCAAGAAGCGCCGCAATTGGGTGGCGAAGCCGATATGCCACGCCTACTGGGTACCTCACCGCAAATGGTTGAAGTGCGCCATCTCATCCGCCGTCTCGCACGTAGTGAAGTGCCGGTGTACATTGCCGGTGAATCAGGCACCGGTAAAGAACAGGCCGCCCGCACCATCCACGAATTATCCGATCGTGCCGATAAGCCGTTTATCGCGGTGAACTGCGGTGCAATTCCGGAAAACCTGATGGAAAGCGAATTTTTCGGTTACAAAAAAGGCAGCTTTACCGGCGCCGAGCAAGACCGTTTGGGCTTTTTCCAACATGCCGACGGCGGCACGCTATTTCTCGACGAAGTGGCCGACCTGCCTTTGGCCATGCAGGTAAAACTCTTACGCGCCATTCAGGAAAAAGCCGTACGTCGCATTGGCGATGCCCGCGAAAGCTTTGTTGACGTGCGCATTGTTTGCGCCACCCACAAAAATCTTGAAGCGCTGGTCGAAAGCGGCGCGTTCCGCCAAGACTTGTATTACCGCTTAAACGTGGTGTCGCTGCACATGCCGCCATTGCGCGAAATGCGTGAAGACTTGGGCGCGCTGATTCTGTATTTGCTCTACAAACACCGCCACGGCAACCAAACCTACAAGCTCAGCGCCAAAGCGCAAGAAGCCCTGCTGCATTACAGCTACCCGGGCAATTTCCGCGAATTGGAAAACATTCTCGAGCGTGCCGTTGCCCTCACCGTCGGCACCGTCATCCAACTGGATGACCTGCAAATCCACAACACACCGGCCGATGATGAACCGCGCGGCCATCACAGTCTTTCTCTGCAAGACATCAGTGATTCTGTGTCGGAAGCGCCATTAAACCATGAACCCTTGCCGCCATTTGACCCGCGAACCATGCAGATTCAGGATTATCTTGACCAAATCGAGCGTGACATCATTCAAAAAGCTTTGGAGCAAACCCGCTACAACCGCACTCAAGCGGCCAAGCTATTGGGCATCAGCTTCCGTTCGATGCGCTACCGCATGGAGCGTTTGGACATCAACTAA
- a CDS encoding ATP-binding protein: MTKFSNQELDNLSERLPGLINVARIVIVLSLLVFQVLGTYSGINLENVAFPTIEFYSWAALYSFLILLSVFRPDWQWQSLDLPNASAVVDISMMVILVYIAGGINSGFAILVLPFIATSCLLSYGHYPMLYAGYASLLFVILLFLDGGIRFSPLEWQNQSVLNCIILIGASYLVAMLTAFAAKYLEQATESASKHQLAYRRISGLNRLVLNRVQEAVIVIDAGQRVWLFNKQAKNYFPSLAVDQQEFVFGELVSRWQYQPDKAFETDIHIFQHAMHVRAVPLIQEQTELLMLYARSLREVAAEAMSTKLTSLGQLTANLAHEIRNPMSAIRHASDLLQDNEDIDPVKAKLYGIIDSNIQRIDKMLEDISLLNKRDNISREPIHLMKFWLGFKQEFTLNNPAAIGCLRMNMEGSNLTVLSDPMHLQQIMWNLCNNAWRHSRQDENAITVLIRPSGRMHISIVVADNGKGVAPEVRNHLFEPFYTTEKQGTGLGLYVARELAHANLGQLHYHPEMNGFELILPKDSNE; this comes from the coding sequence ATGACAAAATTCAGTAATCAGGAATTAGACAACTTAAGCGAACGCCTCCCCGGGCTGATCAATGTGGCTCGGATTGTGATTGTGCTGTCGCTACTGGTTTTTCAAGTTTTGGGGACATACAGCGGCATCAATCTGGAAAACGTGGCATTCCCAACCATCGAATTTTACAGCTGGGCGGCGTTGTATTCTTTTTTGATTTTGCTGTCGGTATTCCGTCCGGATTGGCAATGGCAGTCGCTCGACTTACCGAATGCCAGCGCGGTGGTCGATATCTCCATGATGGTTATTTTGGTGTATATCGCCGGCGGAATTAATTCGGGTTTTGCCATTTTGGTGCTACCGTTTATTGCCACGTCTTGCTTGCTGAGTTATGGCCATTACCCCATGCTTTATGCCGGTTATGCCTCGCTTTTGTTTGTGATTTTGCTGTTTTTAGACGGTGGCATCCGCTTCTCACCGCTGGAATGGCAAAATCAAAGTGTCCTGAACTGTATCATATTGATTGGCGCCAGCTATCTGGTTGCCATGCTGACGGCGTTTGCCGCCAAATATCTTGAGCAGGCCACCGAATCGGCCAGCAAACACCAGCTTGCCTACCGCCGCATTAGCGGGCTGAACCGCTTGGTGTTAAACCGTGTGCAAGAAGCGGTAATTGTGATTGATGCCGGTCAGCGTGTTTGGCTGTTTAACAAACAAGCGAAAAATTATTTCCCGAGCCTGGCGGTGGATCAGCAGGAATTTGTGTTCGGCGAATTGGTATCGCGTTGGCAATACCAGCCCGACAAAGCCTTTGAAACCGACATTCACATTTTCCAACACGCCATGCACGTGCGCGCCGTGCCCCTGATTCAGGAGCAAACCGAATTGCTGATGCTGTATGCGCGCTCTTTGCGTGAAGTGGCGGCCGAAGCGATGTCGACCAAATTGACCTCATTGGGTCAGCTCACCGCCAATCTGGCGCACGAAATCCGCAACCCGATGTCGGCCATCCGCCATGCCAGCGATTTGCTGCAAGACAATGAAGACATCGATCCGGTGAAAGCCAAGCTCTACGGCATCATCGACAGCAACATCCAGCGCATCGACAAAATGCTGGAAGACATTTCCCTGCTCAACAAACGCGACAACATCAGCCGCGAGCCAATCCACCTGATGAAATTCTGGCTCGGCTTCAAGCAGGAATTTACCTTAAACAATCCCGCCGCCATCGGCTGCCTGCGCATGAACATGGAAGGTTCCAACTTAACTGTCTTGTCCGACCCCATGCATTTGCAGCAAATCATGTGGAACCTATGTAACAACGCTTGGCGCCACAGCCGTCAGGACGAAAACGCCATCACCGTGTTAATCCGTCCGAGCGGCCGCATGCACATTTCGATTGTGGTGGCAGACAACGGCAAAGGTGTCGCACCAGAAGTGCGCAACCATTTATTCGAGCCGTTTTACACCACTGAAAAACAAGGCACCGGTTTGGGTTTATACGTTGCCCGCGAATTGGCACATGCCAACTTGGGCCAACTGCACTATCACCCTGAAATGAACGGTTTTGAACTGATTTTACCGAAGGACAGCAATGAGTAA
- the parC gene encoding DNA topoisomerase IV subunit A, with protein MNEQIPVSPIQSDHLILGQYAERAYLEYAMSVVKGRALPEVSDGQKPVQRRILYAMRDMGLTAGAKPVKSARVVGEILGKYHPHGDSSAYGAMVRMAQDFTLRYPLIDGIGNFGSRDGDGAAAMRYTEARLTPIAELLLSEINQGTVDFTPNYDGAFDEPIHLPARLPMVLLNGASGIAVGMATEIPSHNLTEVTKAAIALLKKPSLETADLMDYIPAPDFAGGGQIITPAADLQQIYESGKGSVRVRARYEIEKLARGQWRAIVTELPPNANAAKILAEIEEQTNPKPKAGKKQLNQDQLNTKKLMLDLIEKVRDESDGEHPVRLVFEPKSSRIEPDAFMNTLMAQTSLEGNVSVNLVMMGLDNRPAQKNLKTILQEWLKFRVTTVTRRLKFRLTQVEKRLHILEGRLKVFLSIDEVIRVIRESDEPKADLMAAFDLSEIQAEDILEIRLRQLARLEGFKLEKELAELREEEGRLKNLLLGDENEKKKLIIKEMQADMKQFGDERRTLVEEAGRATLTQTTADEPVTLILSKKGWIRSRVGHNLDLAQTTFKEGDGLKQTLESRTVWPVVVLDSQGRTYTLDASEIPGGRGDGVPVASLVDVQNGAEVVAMLTGLPDQHYLLSNSGGYGFIAKLGDMVGRVKAGKVVMSVESAETVLPPVSVYASSLINPDCKVVAVAECQTSLWEESKALAFTLNELKVMAKGRGLQLISLGEKEQLAHIAVVSAPEIHAESEGKRGATYKERIQLADISGKRGKKGKPLPLSGRLKQLFGAGSL; from the coding sequence ATGAACGAGCAAATCCCTGTTTCCCCTATCCAATCCGACCATCTGATTCTCGGCCAATATGCCGAACGCGCGTATTTGGAATATGCCATGAGCGTGGTCAAAGGCCGCGCGCTGCCTGAAGTTTCAGACGGCCAGAAACCGGTGCAGCGTCGCATCCTTTATGCCATGCGCGACATGGGTCTGACCGCCGGCGCCAAACCGGTGAAATCGGCGCGTGTGGTCGGTGAGATTTTGGGTAAATACCACCCACACGGCGACAGTTCGGCGTATGGAGCGATGGTGCGCATGGCACAGGATTTCACGCTGCGTTATCCGTTGATTGACGGCATCGGCAACTTCGGCTCGCGCGACGGCGACGGTGCGGCGGCCATGCGTTACACCGAAGCGCGTTTGACGCCGATTGCGGAATTATTGTTAAGCGAAATCAATCAAGGCACGGTCGATTTCACTCCCAACTACGATGGCGCGTTTGACGAACCCATCCACCTGCCCGCCCGATTGCCGATGGTGTTGCTCAACGGTGCCAGCGGTATTGCCGTGGGCATGGCGACTGAAATTCCGTCGCACAATCTTACCGAAGTCACCAAAGCAGCGATTGCCCTGCTGAAGAAACCTTCGCTGGAAACCGCTGATTTGATGGATTACATCCCCGCACCCGACTTTGCCGGCGGCGGCCAAATCATCACCCCTGCCGCCGATTTACAGCAGATTTACGAAAGCGGCAAAGGCAGCGTACGCGTGCGTGCGCGTTATGAAATCGAAAAACTGGCGCGTGGCCAATGGCGGGCGATTGTGACCGAGTTGCCGCCCAATGCCAACGCCGCCAAAATTCTTGCCGAAATCGAAGAACAAACCAATCCGAAGCCGAAAGCCGGTAAAAAACAGCTCAACCAAGATCAGCTCAATACCAAAAAACTGATGCTGGATTTGATTGAAAAAGTGCGCGACGAATCCGACGGCGAGCATCCCGTGCGCTTGGTGTTCGAGCCGAAATCCAGCCGCATCGAGCCGGATGCGTTTATGAACACGCTGATGGCGCAAACTTCTTTGGAAGGCAATGTGTCGGTCAACTTGGTGATGATGGGCTTGGACAACCGCCCTGCACAAAAAAACCTGAAAACCATCTTGCAGGAATGGCTGAAATTCCGCGTAACAACCGTAACACGCCGTCTGAAATTCCGCCTGACCCAAGTGGAAAAGCGCCTGCACATTCTCGAAGGCCGTCTGAAAGTTTTCTTAAGCATTGACGAAGTGATTCGGGTGATTCGCGAATCAGACGAACCGAAAGCCGATTTGATGGCGGCATTTGATTTGAGCGAAATCCAAGCAGAAGACATTCTCGAAATCCGCCTGCGCCAACTTGCGCGCTTGGAAGGCTTCAAGCTGGAAAAAGAACTGGCCGAACTGCGCGAAGAAGAAGGCCGTCTGAAGAACCTGCTACTCGGCGATGAAAACGAAAAGAAAAAGCTCATCATTAAAGAGATGCAAGCTGATATGAAACAATTTGGCGACGAGCGACGCACCTTGGTCGAAGAAGCCGGCCGCGCCACGCTGACGCAAACCACCGCCGATGAGCCGGTGACGCTGATTTTGTCGAAAAAAGGCTGGATACGCAGCCGCGTCGGCCACAATTTGGATTTGGCGCAAACCACGTTCAAAGAAGGTGACGGTTTGAAGCAAACCTTGGAAAGCCGCACCGTATGGCCGGTAGTAGTGCTTGACTCACAAGGCCGTACCTACACCTTAGATGCCTCGGAAATCCCGGGCGGCCGCGGTGACGGTGTACCAGTGGCATCTTTGGTGGACGTGCAAAACGGCGCCGAAGTGGTCGCCATGCTCACCGGTTTGCCGGATCAGCATTATTTGTTGAGCAACAGCGGCGGCTACGGCTTTATTGCCAAACTCGGCGACATGGTCGGTCGTGTAAAAGCAGGCAAAGTGGTGATGAGCGTGGAATCGGCCGAAACGGTGTTGCCACCGGTATCGGTATATGCTTCGTCGCTGATTAATCCGGATTGCAAAGTGGTGGCGGTGGCCGAGTGCCAAACTTCGCTATGGGAAGAAAGCAAAGCGCTCGCCTTTACGCTCAACGAACTCAAAGTCATGGCCAAAGGCCGTGGCTTGCAGCTCATCAGCTTGGGCGAGAAAGAGCAATTGGCGCACATTGCCGTGGTTTCCGCGCCGGAAATCCACGCCGAGAGCGAAGGCAAACGCGGTGCTACCTATAAAGAACGCATTCAACTGGCCGACATCAGCGGCAAACGTGGCAAAAAAGGCAAGCCTCTGCCGCTTTCAGGCCGTCTGAAACAATTATTCGGTGCAGGTTCTTTATAA
- a CDS encoding 5-methyltetrahydropteroyltriglutamate--homocysteine S-methyltransferase, translating to MSTLFPNATLRDRAPFRFDIVGSFLRPDALKKARSQCACGECSTDELHQVEHAEVSQLVAKEKAVGLPNVTDGEFRRTWWHLDFLFELLGVELVEAEEYSTQFQAHMRPITLKITDKIEFPKVHPFINHFKALKAEAGDYPVKFTIPSPSMLHLITCVRTPNPQLIERYQDNEELLFADITQAYIDAGNALYAEGCRILQLDDTSWGEFCSEEKRAKYEAQGLDLDDIARKYVKVLNDIRAALPQDMAVTMHICRGNFRSTWFSSGGYEPVAEILFGGCNVDGFFLEYDSDRAGDFKPLRFIKDQQVVLGLITSKSGELEAKEEIIERIKEATQYVDINQLCLSPQCGFASTEEGNELTEEDQWKKLALIRSIVDEVWGSK from the coding sequence ATGAGCACGCTTTTCCCAAACGCGACTTTACGCGACCGCGCCCCTTTCCGTTTCGACATCGTCGGCAGCTTTTTACGCCCTGACGCCTTGAAAAAAGCCCGCAGCCAATGCGCCTGCGGCGAGTGTTCGACCGACGAATTACACCAAGTGGAACACGCCGAAGTGAGCCAATTGGTGGCCAAAGAAAAAGCAGTCGGCCTGCCAAACGTAACCGACGGCGAATTCCGCCGCACATGGTGGCACTTGGATTTCCTGTTTGAATTGTTGGGCGTGGAATTGGTAGAAGCAGAAGAATACAGCACCCAATTTCAAGCGCACATGCGCCCGATTACCTTGAAAATCACCGACAAAATCGAATTCCCGAAAGTGCATCCGTTCATCAACCACTTCAAAGCCCTGAAAGCCGAAGCGGGTGATTATCCGGTGAAATTCACCATTCCGTCGCCAAGCATGCTGCACCTGATTACCTGCGTGCGCACGCCGAATCCGCAATTGATTGAGCGTTACCAAGACAACGAAGAATTGTTGTTTGCCGACATCACTCAAGCCTACATCGATGCGGGTAATGCGCTGTATGCCGAAGGCTGCCGCATTTTGCAATTGGACGACACTTCTTGGGGCGAATTCTGCTCGGAAGAAAAACGTGCCAAATACGAAGCACAAGGCTTGGATTTGGACGACATCGCGCGTAAATATGTGAAAGTGTTGAACGACATCCGCGCCGCTTTGCCGCAAGACATGGCCGTAACCATGCACATCTGCCGTGGTAACTTCCGTTCGACTTGGTTCTCCAGCGGCGGTTATGAGCCGGTAGCGGAAATCTTGTTCGGCGGCTGTAACGTTGACGGCTTCTTCTTGGAATACGACAGCGACCGCGCCGGCGATTTCAAACCATTGCGCTTCATTAAAGACCAGCAAGTCGTGTTGGGTTTGATTACCTCAAAATCTGGCGAACTGGAAGCCAAAGAAGAAATCATCGAGCGCATTAAGGAAGCCACACAATATGTTGACATCAACCAATTGTGCCTCAGCCCGCAATGCGGTTTCGCTTCTACCGAAGAAGGCAATGAATTGACCGAAGAAGACCAATGGAAAAAATTGGCACTGATTCGCAGCATTGTTGATGAAGTGTGGGGCAGCAAATAA